CATTCTGGTCCCAGCAGAGCAGTCCATAAATCACTGattgttttgtcattttaactttttaacattAACACATGCGTTCTCTTCTTTTTAAGTTGCCCAGCTGTGTTATCATAAACACCAAAAACCAAAGTTAAGCTTGACTCAATCGGCTCAGCCTGCttcagggagttttttttttctttttttttttaactaaaattGGAACATTCTGAGACCTTGATCGCCTAACTGTTTTAAACTTGTTTCCTGTGTGTGAGGTTCGACTTGTTCTAAACTACCTGATTGTAATGGGAGCCCAGCATTCTCTATATTGAGTTTATTGTCATTCAGCAGGTTTTAGCAATtgtttgatgttaaagttcCCTGTAATCAGTGTTGCGTGAATTTCATTGTGCAAAATCCTTGAGCTTCATTTCTACATATGTTAAGCAAGACAATGGGTAATAGGTACAGTTATTTATTGAATTATGAGCCGAGATTAATTCAGTAATTAAGTctaaaacagagtttgtacattTCTAACAAcctgaaagtcaatatttagtATGACCACCTTTGTTACCCAAGCTTTCAtgtaatttctttaagtagtcttcaggaatagttctcaaGGCTTCTTGAAAGACCTAAAAATATTGTCTTTGgttgttggctgccttttgttctcttctctgtcaagatgatcccacattGCTTCAACAATGTttagctaatagctctttgggaatcaccttgatTCAAAAATGCTACTTTGTCTGTCAAACTATGTTATCTTTGATCATTTTCATAGATTTAATTATAGAAATGGAAACCTgtatctttgtgacaggctgctcgTAACAAAATTACTAGCACAGATGCAATTTAATATTGGTTCTTTAtgaagttgtctgttctgtacacaacactggttcaccccttgagttaggagcctgtTTTTGCTTGACATGtggcttaaagggacactatgtaataaattaagtcatttattagctcaaatcaacatattcattcataagttagtcctcattggtgtaaaatgatctctgtcaaaaatctcacttatcctcctgagtgaagaataacttgtctgtatctacatagagcaggtaagctctatggaggctgccatgtccttctggtctatgaaaaacgacgaagtgccgagagggacataaagcacttcgaatcgcgatttccccaccaggcctacaagcggaaatgacgtcattgtgacgtcatttccgccaaatggcttattacagccgctaatgctaaatagattttattccttggcacatatgtctttgtgttcattagctttctttttgtaagtgtatcatcttcttctttttattattattcctatgctccccctggctatcttctttttggcgttatgctcacatttgtaaactgttattttgttgatttactaataaagtttaaaaaaaaaaatgctaaatagattttatctcgtaaattatcccactaataatgcattgattgttaccaaacttctgccgtagtatacataggctcttaactcacaaaacgaggcattagaaagtttgtaagtttactgggagtttatttaccgctgctaatgctcctattgctaacgctgctaatgctaatgctgcgtcgacgtcacttccggtaactcccggaatatgactaattgcattgcttgcacaccaaaggagatgttatgttatctgacatgttatctgtcatctgtatttatagtgttgttgtatgtgtgttatgtaatcctttgtactgtgtgtcttgatttctttttgtttgtatggaccttgagtctgaagctatagcttcttgaatcttgacacattccgcttgccgtagttcaagaagttgcagcgcacatttgaaaacgtgaggcgctagagagcaaattcattcaactttgcaaaataaaattgcaccactagatgggggaagaaattacataatgtccctttaacaaacaaaaaaacacattcctctaaaAATGATCAGGCACAAGGATTGATCTGAAAATGAgtggaaaaagcagccaatgtccaaagaaaaactttgaaagaccttcagaaagcttgGAGAACTTGcccaagaccactttaaaaattACAATAAAGTCTGTCTGCTTGTAAACAAAATAGAAAGAAATGAGGACAGGAGCAGACTATTGAAGTTGTCCCTCTTTAATTTCCAGTCATGGTTTGAACACAAGCTTGGTCATCCCTGTTGTTGTCTTAAGGTCCTTATTGGTTCAACGAaagaactttgttttttttcagaagaCAAAAGAATGGCCTCCCCTCGTTTGGTAATTACAGAGTAGAACTGTCACAGACCTATCATTATTAAAGAACCAAGCATCTTCCAGTACTTTTAGGCTTATGTGAATTTTGCCAATGCCTGCAGATTCCCTCCCCTTCCAGCACACTGGGAGAAAGACTGTGGGGTAGCGTATCGTCTCGGCACACATGGCCGGGTGTTTGCTTATTCCCAAGATGTGGAATTCAGTTTTTGTTGAGGCTGCTCAAGGACATGTGCGGTTGGAAATGATTGATTAAGCCTTCTTGTCCTTTGAATTTTAACGCGAAAACACCACTGGAGCTGATATGTCATGCACGATGTGGCTAAGGATGACTCTCTCTATCAGTAAATCTACATAAGGGTGGAAAATAAAATCTAATTATATTTTAAATAAGGAAGAAATTGAAAAAATGTACAAAAGTGTCACAATTTCCAATCAGTTATGCTTCGATTATATCAGCTAAGATCAAATCATGATATTATCTTAAGTGTATTAAGATGATATAATTATTTCATATACCGATAAACCTGATGCCTTGCCCACTGCGGTTGGAAGTCACATTTCTCCTGCATCCCTTGGAGCTTTAAATGTGCTTCACAGGTCAAAAGAATAAACTTGTAACAACAGAGAATAACCACTGGGGATTATTTGTATGTACTTTGTGGAAAAGTTAAACTGCAATTTACAGAGCTGTAAAACTGCCCAGCATGATATCGCACCAGTTTGCTTCCAACTATGGTAAATTGTTTGTCAATTGTTTTGGCCTTCCAAGCTGAAAGCAGGTATATTGCCAACAATCGCAGTGAAACCGGATATACTTTGGTCAATAAATTGATCACCCTCTCATTCTTGTACACCAGGACTAGGAGAGTTATCCAATTAATAGTCTTGTCAAGCTAAAGCTGTAGCCCAACTAAAATGTGCAAATAAACATACTTGGCATTATGTATATGGAGTGAAACTCTGCATTCAGCACAAAGAAGCGCGAGCATTTCAGAACCACCTTGTCTTTTTTGATGCATGCATCATCATAAAATCACTGTTTAGAGATGTAGCACTTGCCTTCCTGTTTCTCTTACAAAATAAGCATTGGTCGGTACAATAAAGCCCCCGGGTTGAAGGCAAATCTCCAGAGTGCCTGGTTGTCGTTTCAGCTCATCAGTAACTGATGATACCATCAACATATCACAGGAAGGAAGCGATGAAAGAAATGAAGCTTATACATGACAAACTTCCTGCCTTCCTTGTCCTTAGCTCGTTGGAcccctatttaaaaaaaaaatgttttctaatCAGAATTGTTATCTGGCAGCAATCACCTGTTGTTCCATGTTTATCTCTCTGAGGTAAATTCCAGCAGCTTCTCAGTcatagtttttctttctttgtcctCAGACGGTGTCAGATGCTGCAGGCCAAGGCGTCACTATAACAGGCAGTAAGACGTTCAACAACTGGAACTGGCCAAATGCTGTCATCTTTGCTGCCACAGTTATCACCACTATTGGTAAGTGCTTGGGGTGACTGATCACATATTTATGTATGGTTCCACGTGCTTGACTTTCTTAATTGAATAATTACATTCAATGTACTAATTCTTAAAGGATATGGGAACATTGCCCCAAAAACCTCATCCGGCAGAGTATTTTGCATCTTCTATGGGTTATTTGGAGTGCCGTTATGTCTCACCTGGATCAGTGAGCTGGGGAAGTTCTTCGGCGGCAGAGCCAAGCACCTGGGCCAGTTTTTAACGAGAAAAGGATTTTCACTGGTGGGTCGatgcgtctttttttttctacatttctaGTGACATCTTCTGTTTACCCGAATtaacatctttttttccccttttcttttccaGAGAAAAGCTCAGTTTACCTGCACAGCCATCTTTCTCCTCTGGGGAGTGCTGGTCCATTTACTCCTTCCACCTTTTGTGTTTATGTCTCAGGAGGGTTGGTCATATATCGAAGGACTGTACTTCTCGTTTGTCACATTGACCACAATTGGTTTTGGGGACTTAGTAGCAGGTAAGCTGAGAAATTAAccctttcattttatttaattaagcCTGTAGTTAAGTGTGAATAAAAGGCCAGTCTTGATATCCTTGAAAAtataaaatgtcataaaatgtCCTATTCCTGCAGGTGTGGAACCAAATAAAGAGTATCCAACTCTGTATCGTTACTTTGTGGAGGTTTGGATCTATTTGGGGTTGGCCTGGCTGTCTTTGTTCTTCAACTGGAAAGTGCGGATGGTAATCGAAGCCCATAAGGCATTAAAGAAACGTCGCAAGCTGCGCAAGCTTTCTCTTGAGGAGCTGCGGCACTACAAGGAGTCTCACAAAGCGTCCCTTCGTTTGCCCCCTACTCCCAATGATGTCAACATTTTCGGCTTCTTGTCCAAGAAGCAGGAGGGCTACAATGACTTGATAAAGCAGATCGGCAACAAAAAAGATAAAGACAATGGCGACGCCAACAAAAAATCCAAAGAAATCGGTCGATCTAAGAGTTGCAATGATGCTCCCATGTTTAATGGTCACACCATCCTCAGCCTGGACCGCTCACCACGCCAAAAGAGACGCTATAGCTTCAGTGACCGTGTCACGGTTGCCTTTTCAAAGTCCAAGAACTACCTGCTGGGTTCAGACAATGGTTTACTGCTAACTGAGGACCAAGTAGAGGGCGAGGTGGACCTGGACCAGAACCAAATGTACGAGAACCAACTCGACAAGGATGTCGACCTTGAGAACGGAGGAGTGGGAGATCATGGAACAGGCGGTCGGAGGCCATGGGACTCTAAAGAGTACCATCCTCTTACAATCCAAAATGCTAACATTACTTTTGTTGAGGAAAACTTTCTCAGCAATAACTTGGAGGATTTGGAGGaggacgatgatgatgatgatgattatgatggtggtggtggtggtggtggtggtgatgatgatgattctAAAGCAAAACTCTCCATTACTACATGTGATGAAAACATTGAAACAAACTCTAAGGAGGATCAGAGTTCCGAATCTGAAGGGTCTGTTTTCACTAGTGACAGTTCAGAGCACAACCACTCCTATGAAAAACTTGTAGAGGAATATGCAAAGGAAGACAATACAGAATCTTGAGCCATTAGGGCTGATCACTGTAAAGTCAGCACATCTCCCTGGTCTTCTGGTGTTGACTTGGTTGGTATTGAAGTATGTCTATTCTAACATGAACCATTTGAAAGGATATCAAAGGTCTCATAGCACTTTGAGGGTCTGTAAAGCTAAGATCAAATTCAAATCAATGATCTGTGAAAAACCTTGACTCATTTTAAGAGTTGAGTTTTCTCTAAAATCTCGATCAAATGATGTCCTAGTTTATGGACAACAGAGCATCCCCATGAGTATTGAACttatgtctttctttttttatacagtTTGAACAACTAAATCCCAAAATATTTTATTATGTCCAAACCTACAACTGTTatccagaattttttttttcttttctctttctacACATAGGCTGAAATTCTATGTGAAAATGTGTTTGATTTCCCATAATTTCAATTTCTATTCACCATATTGGTGTTTTAATATTTATTAAAACGGTGAACATAGTAGCTTTTGTTCGATTGCTACATGGGTTTCAATAGCTCCCATTGCACAATTCAGTCAAATGAGGACATATTGAAGTCCACTCCAGTGCAGACTGTCCTTCTATAACCTGAGCCGGACATTTTGTCTTAAAGAAATGAAGGGGTTATGGTCCAATTCTCCAGTTGTTTCCATTGgtatttcatttgttttgttaaacCTTTTATCTCGTTGTGTCTAAGATTGCTGTTTATATTCTGAGCAACAGAACTGTGACTACAAAAGAGATAATCAgtgatgccttttttttttttttttcaacatctgAGCTCTCAAACCCACTTGGAGTTAAAGTAATTATTAACAGAGACACTGCTAACTGAGTTGGGGTTTTCTAaacacacctgtgcgtcttttCTGATCTCAGGAAACACCTCTCagaacacactcaaacacatttgaactgtttgtttttctcccgTCTGCATATCAGTTGACAGGTGTGCAAATTTAGCCCCTTTTTCAGTGCTTGAGGGGGACgaagctttcacagcaacaacaTGCCCACTTTCTGTCTCTAACACTCTTTCACTTGATTGTATTTGCCATGTAAATACTGGCTCAGAGCCCATCAATAGCCACAAACACAGCTGTACTCAGGACATGTAGCCTTGTGACTCATGTTTGCCTGTGGGGGGCTCGCACCAGCACGAATGACTGAAATGCCGCTGATGACAGGTAGCCAAGGTCAACTTGCGGCAGATCAATACTGTCTTGACGTATGGTATTTGTGCACCTAGCTGTTGTGCAGTGCCTCCCTCATGTTTCATGTGAACATGAAACCAAATTCTCAAACTTCCAGTGCTTTTAAGTTTCACCTATGAAAGTGCTCACGGATTTATTGCTAATCCACTGCCTTTTGCACACAATAATTTGCACACAAATTTGAAATAGTGTTACTTTGGATGGTAAAATTGCAGTGAAACAGTGTCCCAAAGAGCTTCCTAAAGTCAAATTCATTGAAGTTGAGCAACCAACGATAAAGTATCTGtcgggtcttttttttttttttgtcttgtgtgaACACAAAATGCACATCCTGACCTGAAATTACTGCCTTAGAAGTGAGTGTTGTGTGATTAGCCTTAAATACACTGCAAAGCAGAGGTAGCACAACACAGTGTAACATTTGAATGTATTTTGCAGCAACTCACTGAAAACTTTCATCACAGGGTCACATCTCTCATGTCTGTGGACAGTTCTCTCTTATTTTCACTGGTTCTTCATGATGTTAGTGCAGCATTGTTATGCAACCAAGGTACTTTGTGTCAACTGAATTTCAAGTTGGTGTGAGAATTATTAACTCTGAACAGGTTAAACAGGTTGTCTGAAGTTTTCCTCTTCATGTTGCTCCATTGTGTGAAAACTCCAATATAGGTGTCTGTGTAGTTTttacttgtgttttttatgATTAAGTTATTCATGTTTGTAAGTTTGTATATGAATTCCAGCAAAACTGTATATTTCCTGtaaaataaacattgaaataGCAAATAATAAAGccatttgttctttgtttttattacatAAACGACCTTCAGTTAAATTTGAGCTGCGGAAACTACAAATTATTCAGTGCTACTGATATAATTATAGCTTTTTCTACTGCAGCTTCACTATTTTTACACTCTCATCCCAAATCTTAACCCAGTCTTATGTGTAATAGAGATGTGTGTCCATGTAAGAAATTGTAAGAGCAACACATTTGAAGGCTGTGGTTTTGTGTACGATTTCTTTCCAGTGTTAATAAAAAGAAGTGAAAGAACTAATAATAATTCATAGAAAATGACAAGTAAATAAATGACAAAGTCatttaaccctctggggtctaaggccttttcagagactttgaggcagttgtcaccaccttgacattttcaagtatttcaactaactgtaaacacgtatgcaaaagtgacataaATGGTTGTATtcggaaaagcctaacaaaaaataatatgagagtgaagtgaatgtaatacaaacaagttttatttaaattgaggggaaactgtacaaaaaaaacaagttttagaggtcttcaaacagtacaagaaaacacactataaatatatctagccaagacttttgaaggttgaaccttgtaaacaaaagtgttggctgcataaaagtaaaaagtgcagtcagaaatgtttttttgttttcacacaaaatgtaaaaaagtaattgtaactcaaggcagtgtctctgttagttgaatacaaattagatgggtgtgtaacacccctgattgcccccacccccctgtcactctccatgtgataattgtctgtcagtggcaggacattgctgccttcccccacatgctggctaaggctgcggctacacggaaacgtttttcactgtaaacgatactttttcttatcgtttcgctgtcgcggccacacggagccggcgttcccactaccccaaaacgatagtttttgaaaacgggttccagagtgggaaagtttgaaaacggcctcgtttcgtttccattgttacagctaaaacgtttttgcgtcagtcacacgttgacgctgggagccaattttaacacttctctattgtctcacagcgtggcgtgacacagtggcgtgtgtactgtatcgtttcatcgttttcgtctggacagcagcgcgtttccgtgtggtcgcaagaattttcgtacccgttttcaaaaaaaacctcgtttcgttttcgtgtagccgtagcctaaatggggcgtgttctcacctgtgaatagcaactcaatcacctggtactttacatgtgaatagcgataggtgtggcctaggaagctgctgcagtctgagactacagaaaatccaaagatttctgtttactctctttaaaaagggccagctatataatttattttacaatatatatatttgaaaactagaagtttcaaggtttttaatggtgtcacttacatgtttcaatgacaaaaactcacagagttacagatgtgtttttggagatgtgtcaaaaatgcccaccggtgggctttAGAGCCCAGAGTGTTAAAAGAATCAGTATGTAatgaaaatagaataaaaatacaaattatTAGAGTGAATAAATACATGGGTAAAAAATTAAGAAATGTAGAACTAAATTAATAAAATTAAGAAATGTCAAAGTAAACaaagattaaacatttttgtattttgaaaatattcatTGTCATAATCATTAATTTATTTAGCAAGTCATTCAtgtatgttttattcatttcttaTCATGGCAGTTTCAGTCTTCCACAGATTGCAATGTAGTTTTCAAAAACGGATTATAAATGTATGCTTGATTTTGTTGATTAAAATTAACTGAATTCCCTccaaatgtattaaaaaaaacactcaacaATGTTCAAGCTTTGCTACACAAATATGGTTTAGGTAAATTGATTGATAAAACTGTCCAGAAATGTTTCCTCTGGAGACTCATCTCCATATCAGCTGATAAGAGAGGTCTTCAATATTTTTGCTGCAATTTCTGCCTGTGCAGTTTGAAAACAGCAGCTGCCCATTTGTTTGTTAATTATTAGAATTATGATTTTAATTAAACAGATTCAAGTGGATTATAACTAATTAAATGATGGTCTGATTGTGTTGGATAATATCTTTAAAATGCTTTAGGATGACTTTAGTTGTGAAATGGCACTACTAATTAAATAGAATTGAACTGAAATAAATTCTTCATTCAAGCTCATCACAAATGAGCAGTTTAGAGTTGGGTTAGCAATATAGTCCTAATATGGCTAACATACCGTGTAATCCTGCtatttcctttttaaattgTTGCAGCACAGCCAAGGGGTGTGCTTTTAGGTTTTGCTTTTGCTGTATGAAAAAGTCTTAACTTACGATAAGATAAGATGGTTCTGGAAAAATGGAGGGCAGCAAACACCCCCAAACCATTGCTGATACTCTTCCATGCTTCACTGTGGGTATCCACACTGAAGACACATGCTTTCATCCAGCTGATCACTGATTCAGTCACTTCTTCTGGGGTTTAAGATTAATTTTATCTTGAAAAACTCTTCCATGCAAGCCTGCTATCTGAAACCATCTCCAGACTGCTGATGCAGACAGCGCAGTCATGCATGTGTCATTAAGTAGAGCTGTCAGTTGTGGAACAGTTAAATGACTGTCACACAGAGTAGACAAACCCAACCTCTGAAAGGGAAATAACTTCAAGTCCTTTCCTTGAATGAGATGACTTTTTgaaattttcatgttttgaataaTACTGCAAGATGCTAAATTTGATTGAGAATGCAACGTTGAGGTAATTTCGTAACTTTTGAGAAATTGTTATTTTCACTGGGTTTGTCTTCAAGAGTCAATTGCTCAGTTATCTCAGCATAACAGAGCTTGTTTCCTTGCTGTAACAGGTGGATCTTTTTCATTATCTCCAGCACAAGGAAGGACTGAGCACTGTCTCACTGCTGAAATGTCTGCAATGTCAGACCTTGATTAGGTATACAGGTAGCATtaagatatatatacagatgaAAGCTGCATTTTTCTAATAATGTGACTTGTTATCCTTGTTATCCGGCGTCCAAGGCAAAGTTTCCCAGGTAACCCAGACCCAGAATCAGATGACCATTCCCTTACCCTAGTCCCTTTGCCCCGGGCTAATTCCAGGAAAATAGGGGTGTGGGAATACCTCTCTCTCACCTCTCCTGCTCcctgagggtgtgtgtgtgagggtgttTAAAATGTCTGACTGTGtgataaggggggggggggggggggggggtgcagcaGAGCTACCCCCACTGCAAGTATTTATGGTTTATCTAAAATTAGGATTTAGATATTCAGATCAGTATTTCTGTCCATCAAAAATCACATTATCTTCAGccagaatgaaaataaatatctaTCATAATGACTAAGAAAGTGAGGATGACAGTAAGAGAAATCTGCCTTTATGGTATGGGGTGATGTGTTCATTGCAGGCTGGACTCATGTTGTTTTTGCACAACATTGTGTTAAAGGTCacacttttgctttttttcattcttttcataTACAATGTCAAATATCTAAATGACACCCTCAGTTGGAAAAATATCTCCGGTATGTTTTGTCTTGTGTGTGAAATGCTGATTTATCATTTTTAGATATCTACTGCAAACATATTGCACTGCTTTTACAGACTGGTGGTTGGTAGAGAGCCTTCACCCTTACAAATATGAACTCATGATGATTACTGATGAAGGTTGCAGAGCCAAACTAAAGACAGGGCTCAGGATGAAAATGTGCTGAGTCTGGTGGAAACCAGCATGTCTCCTGTTACTGTGGGATTCCAGACACAACATCAATCAACCATCTTTCAGTTCTTCATTTGCTCACTCTGATGTATGACCAAGTATGTATAGAAAAAAATACTATAGAAATAGGAACCATTGTTGTATAAAACCCTGAAATCAACTAATTGTTTTTACATAGTATTGTTTTATTATCGTTATTGTTCTTTTTTCACTAGCAGACAGGAGAGAGACACGACTATCTATGAAGGAAAGACAGCATTGACACACTCAAATTCCAACGGCAGTTCCATTGTTTAAAATCAATTTTAATGgataaaacaaaagacaaaaaaaattaactggGTTTTATTGTTAATGAAGTCAGATGATTTTGTTACGACTCACCTATTTGTGGCAATTCAAGCATTCCTAACTTTTTTTGTTGGTTGAAGTTCCATTATACAACACACGCTTGCAAGTGAAGTAATCTCCAGAGCAGACAGCTTTTCTCTTTCTACAAACTTCATATTTTCTGGTCATAAGCTTCAATTTTTTAAAATCCAGGGAAGCTCCGTGTCCACATGCATGAATCTCTCTGAAGAAAATATTTCATTGCATGTAATATGTGACCACTGGTCACATGATCACCACCACTCAGAACTGTCCATTTCAGCATGTTTTCATGACACTGCGTATAAATAGTACTCCGTTCTGGCAAATTTTGTAAGTCATTTATATGACTTtgaatttatttatgtttttcaaGACAGAGACAAAGGTTTGTAACTTGTACATATGTTTGATATCTTCATATTTAAATGTGTGAAAAGGGGCGGCCGGTGAAGTGGTGGGTTAAGCAGCccccccatgtacagaggctacagtcctcgctgcaactggccccggttcaactcCCACACCGAGCGGTGTGAGCAATTCCTTGGGCAATTGTCTTTcccatctctctgcttcctgtctctcttaaactgtcctaacattaaaggcataaaaagcccccaaaaaatactttaaaaaaaaaaatatgaaaaatagcAAGTACATTTCAAATCTGTATGTCCAAATGTAGAAAGTAATTCTGTAATTAATGAAGTCTTAAAATGTGGGCATATCCTGCAGGAGCAAAGGCCTTTTGCATGCCTAACAGAATAAAGATAATCAGTTTGGCCAGCAAATGTTTTCCATGTGGAATAAAGTTTGGTTGCAAATACAGAGAGCTTGTCCCCATCTCTCCATGATTGGTTACTGATGACGTGAATCTGACTGGTTTGTCAAAATTGAAAATCTCTATTGGGTATTCAGTTTGCCATGTAAAAGGTGGGACTAAAGCTTTGTTTCTGTATAATCATCCCATATTTTTAGACTTGCAGAATTAATCCATACTAGAAGATTTGATTTATacttattcattctttatttataaTTACTCCTGACCTGACCTGACCAATATGAAAGGTGCTCGTGCAATTTTGCTGCTTGGCTCCCGACTTGGCTTTAAAGTTTAATTTCAGTCACTGTCCAACTAAACATTGCTGTTTCTTTCTATTCTCACCAGTCTTGTAGTGTCATTATACAGCAGACACCTCAGCTGGGCTATAACAATCCACCCAAGTTTGTGAATCTTTCACAGTAAAGCCCTGTCCTCCTTAAACCAGAGAGAGcacaaacaacaataacaaaggCAACCTGACAAAGGGCATAAATTGTGGCAACGGACAAAACCAAGACATACTTTTTGAGTATGATAGCTGTCTTT
This region of Odontesthes bonariensis isolate fOdoBon6 chromosome 17, fOdoBon6.hap1, whole genome shotgun sequence genomic DNA includes:
- the kcnk5a gene encoding potassium channel subfamily K member 5a; the protein is MVDKGPLLTSAIIFYLSIGAAIFQVLEEPNWKQAAKQYREQKDQILADYPCLSKDDLDRILETVSDAAGQGVTITGSKTFNNWNWPNAVIFAATVITTIGYGNIAPKTSSGRVFCIFYGLFGVPLCLTWISELGKFFGGRAKHLGQFLTRKGFSLRKAQFTCTAIFLLWGVLVHLLLPPFVFMSQEGWSYIEGLYFSFVTLTTIGFGDLVAGVEPNKEYPTLYRYFVEVWIYLGLAWLSLFFNWKVRMVIEAHKALKKRRKLRKLSLEELRHYKESHKASLRLPPTPNDVNIFGFLSKKQEGYNDLIKQIGNKKDKDNGDANKKSKEIGRSKSCNDAPMFNGHTILSLDRSPRQKRRYSFSDRVTVAFSKSKNYLLGSDNGLLLTEDQVEGEVDLDQNQMYENQLDKDVDLENGGVGDHGTGGRRPWDSKEYHPLTIQNANITFVEENFLSNNLEDLEEDDDDDDDYDGGGGGGGGDDDDSKAKLSITTCDENIETNSKEDQSSESEGSVFTSDSSEHNHSYEKLVEEYAKEDNTES